The Solanum dulcamara chromosome 6, daSolDulc1.2, whole genome shotgun sequence genome contains the following window.
TTAGTAGTTTGGCATTATTGAATTCTTGGAATAAAGTCACAAGTTGATTAATTACTGTACTTTATGTGGTTAATACAACAATTATTGGTTGGTTCATTTACTTTTCCAACTTGTTTTAGATTTAAATTAAGGTTagaaaagaattatttttctCCAACTTGAAAGTGTGATTCaaagattgttttttttttaatcaacgGCTCAAACTTTTATGCTGGGAGAATTGTTTGTCTTGTCCTGTGGAAGTTGGTATGTATTCCACTAATTGTTTATTGCTACTTGCTTGTTTCAGAAATTGGTGTTTATTCAAGGAACTCGTTGAGGCTACTCTAAAAGAAATTAGGGAAGAATAAATTTGCAGTCTTTCCTGAGGGTTTGAAAATAACATGAGGAAAGTTCTGCAGTCGTTGAGGCAAATCAAATCCGCTCTGCGGTACAGAAAGGATAATGTGATTAATAGTTTTGTAAGAAGACAATATTTTTCGACTGATATAAGTCGTGGCTGTTTATGCAAACTGTCCTATAATGGTGGTATTACTAGACATAGCCAACCATATTACATGTTGTCCAGAGCCATGTTTGCCGATGTAGCTACAGTTAGTAATGGAGGTATATGTTTTTATGATGAGTTTTTTGTTCTTGTATGTACTTTTTGTGTATATTTTGATCATAAGTTCTTACCGTTTTGGTTTTCGTTCTGATTGATTCAATTGTAGTGGACACCAGAGGCGGGCCTCTAGTGGAATATGAACGAAGAATTGCTGAGGGTGAGCTCTTGGATGGAGATGCTTGCCAGGTAAGCAACAACTAGTCCCGTGTTAATCAGCTTAGGGTAGGCATTTGTATGCTTAGTGCCTGTTTGGCTGAACTTATttaaagcagcttataagttgctttagataagttaagccaaacaaactcaattatttttgtgagcttattttaagcacaaaatggctttaagttggccagccaaacactcaaaaaagctgaaaacagcttattaacaacttataagccaattcaaacgggctcttagttaTGGTTAAATAGATTCATAAAAAACAAGCATTTTCTGATTGTGCCTTCTGTGCATTTGTGAAATATTGAATGTTTTCAACTCTGTTTTCTGTAGATAACACTGTATTTATCAATCTATTATTGGTATTGGGAGTGGGGTAGATTACTTCTTATGTTGGTATGAATTTCATATGGAAGAACGACTCAAGTACACGCTAGCTTGGAAGAGAAGGATGGGTGTAGGTTTATTAGTGAATTTAAACTGCCCCTGATCATCGGTATCAGATCAATGACTTATGCATCACTGTGCTCTCATGATCACATATAAGCTCAATTTTATGCTTGAAGTTGAAACCGCCTATTTCTTAGGGCGACATGCTCTACGTCTTCTTAGGGCGACATGCTCTACACCATGTGGAATGGCTCTCTCATATTGGGAAATTCCGTGTAGTGAAATTCAATCACAGAGTCCATTGGAGGTATTAAAGTCGTAAAATGTTGTAATCTTTAAAGAATACTCTATATCCGAAAGTCAGTTATTTACTGTTAGTAAATATGGATGCCCAGAAATATCATAATTGATGGGGCTTGAAACTTTGCAAAACTCAGTTTCAGTTACATCAGAAATGAAGTTGATATGATGATCAATGATTTTTTATCTCTTTATTGCTTGTTGAGAATAGATTCTGACGATGATTTTGTAGGTAGGCACATTGCAAGAGCTCCAAAGACTTTATGATCAGCTCATTGAAAAAGCTGAAGACTGCCGGTTAGACAAATATGCCTCTTCCGATAAAGCCGGCAGGTAAACACCAACTGAGTTTCCACCATTTCAATTGTGTATTTATATCTTGAAGTTGGGAACATGTACATTTGGCTAGTAGCATGATGCCGTGATCATTTATGTTTTGTTGTATTGATGCATCACATCACTTTGCTAAATTTCCAGGAGTAGATGGTTATGGTCTCGTCTCTTACCACAGTCGTCATATGCCCCTGTCAAAGGATTATATCTTTATGGGGGAGTTGGGACAGGAAAAACTATGTTAATGGACCTTTTTTTCAACCAGTTGTAAGTGCCAACCTTTTATTACAAAATGATTTCATTTTGCCAGAAAGCAGACGTTTGTATTACATTTATACGATAACCAAAAAGACAATTTTTTATCTTAATCTATGGGCTTTTTATGTCAGGCCTGGCAGTTGGAGGAAAAAGAGAATTCATTTCCACGACTTCATGCTGAATGTTCACAGCCGATTACAGGTATGAATCTAATTTTACTTTGTTTAATTTCAATCTGTTTGTTAATTATTTTGACTGCTTTATTGCACTATTTCACCAAGGTTATTGCTAATTTAACAAGCTATTTGGATCTATCAAATCATTCTGTCAAAGACGTCAAGAGAATTTGCATAAGAACTAATTTTTATATACTCTCTATTTCCATTCATTTAACTTTTTAGCATTTCATTTAGAATCTGGCCATTTCTTAAAGCTTTTAAATGGCTATACTTGATTCCTGAAAGCTTATAAACCACATTCAATCTTATTTTTTCTGATCTTTTGCTGCAATACCTACTGGCtgtgttgctcggactctccaaaaatgtttCCTTACCcatgtcggattctccaaaaatgcaATACCTTTGGAGTATCCAACACGCACCCGCcgatatttttgaagagtccaagcaacatagcCTATTAGAATGTCTGAAATAAGGAATTTTAACATTGTGCCATCTATCTAATTGCAGAAGCACAAGGGTGTGGCAGATCCTCTAGAAGTTGTGGCAGGAGAGATATCTGACGAGGCCATTTTGTTGTGTCTTGATGAATTCATGGTATGTCCGTGAAGTATGCAACTCGgcacatttttatttttaattcactGTGTTTGTAAGCTTCGATGAGAAGATTTCGGTTCCGTCAAAGTTTTCTCTTGTTAATATAGGTGACTGATGTGGCCGATGCACTGATACTGAATCGCTTATTTAAGCAGTTATTTACCAACGGTGCAGTGAGTAATTCGTTGTTCCATACACAGTGTGTTTTATTCCTATAACTCCTGTGTTCTGTCAATCCATGCAATCATAAGGTTAATAAAGGTTATCTTTATTGATCCTTCACGGTTGCAAATGCAGATTCTTGTTGCTACGTCAAACCGTGCTCCAGATAACCTTTATGAACGTGGACTGCAGAGGGATCTTTTCCTTCCGTTTATAGCTACTTTAAAGGTATTTCAAAAATGGCATACTTATTATGAAAAATTCTGCATTTCTATTACTGCTTTCATGTACTTAGCGCTTTATTCATGCTTTCTGTTTATGTGTTTCTACCTATTTAGTATCTCCTGTTTGTTTGTCTACTCTATCTTCTTAAAGAGCCACTTACCTAGACAAAAacgaaagaaaaaggaaaatttcttcaaaaaccTGCCTCTGCAAGTAACTGAAACCGAAACTATGAGCtatcttctttatttattttaatattctcaACTTCGATTCCCAACTCATGTTGATTGGGTTAATGACTTGGAAAAGTATCTCGATGCAGGAAAGATGTGTGGTACGTGAAATTGGCTCAGCAGTGGATTACAGAAAGTTGACTTCGGTGTAGTATTCAACTTTGTACAAGTTCATTTGGAAGttatttttctgttaatttATGTTCacgttttaattttttaatttattgtaGGCCGAACAAGGCTTCTACTTTATCGGAAAAGATCTATCAAGCGTCATTAAAAAGCAATTCCAAATGCTAGTAGGGGATGCTCAACCGGTTCCGCAAGAGGTGGAAGTTGTCATGGGAAGGAAATTACAGGTTAGTTGACTAAATTTAGCTGTGCATTTGATTTGATGATTTAAAGGTCTTACAACTAACTGGAGTTAAAATTGTGTCTTTTCTCTAACCTTAGGTTCCAGTGGGTGCAAATGGATGTGCATTATTTTCATTTGAGGATCTCTGCGACAGGCCTCTTGGCGCAGCAGACTATTTTGGACTATTTAGTAAGTGATATGTGGCTTCTTTTCTGGTCTTGAGTGGTTTTGTAACTTCAATAATCGAATTAGCCTATTACACAGTTGGGTCAGTAGGTGAGTTTTTTAACGTTGAAGTGGCAAACAAACATTGCCTAGCTATTTTTCTATCTTCAACGTTCTTCGTGCTTTTTTTTTCTGTACATTTACTTGCTCCActttgtgggattatactggatatgttgttgttctaCATCTACTCTCTCTTTGCATAGTTGGTTACTGACATGATT
Protein-coding sequences here:
- the LOC129891589 gene encoding uncharacterized protein LOC129891589; the encoded protein is MRKVLQSLRQIKSALRYRKDNVINSFVRRQYFSTDISRGCLCKLSYNGGITRHSQPYYMLSRAMFADVATVSNGVDTRGGPLVEYERRIAEGELLDGDACQVGTLQELQRLYDQLIEKAEDCRLDKYASSDKAGRSRWLWSRLLPQSSYAPVKGLYLYGGVGTGKTMLMDLFFNQLPGSWRKKRIHFHDFMLNVHSRLQKHKGVADPLEVVAGEISDEAILLCLDEFMVTDVADALILNRLFKQLFTNGAILVATSNRAPDNLYERGLQRDLFLPFIATLKERCVVREIGSAVDYRKLTSAEQGFYFIGKDLSSVIKKQFQMLVGDAQPVPQEVEVVMGRKLQVPVGANGCALFSFEDLCDRPLGAADYFGLFKKFHTLALEGIPIFGLHNKTAAYRFVTLVDVMYENRARLLCTAEGSPVELFERIVTISDAQHVAPRTSSRSRKNDDFDLCVDNELGFAKDRTISRLTEMNSREYLEQHAEMLAKKQQLP